From a region of the Fischerella sp. JS2 genome:
- a CDS encoding DNA-binding protein produces MQAAKFLNVNQANLYMALQKGEIPTCRTNGRTTISAGALLDYQARKRSN; encoded by the coding sequence GTGCAAGCAGCAAAGTTTTTAAATGTAAACCAAGCCAATCTATATATGGCTTTACAAAAAGGAGAAATTCCTACTTGTAGAACAAACGGAAGGACTACTATTAGTGCAGGAGCTTTATTAGATTATCAAGCAAGAAAAAGATCAAATTGA
- a CDS encoding DUF7226 domain-containing protein, with translation MITHEDVSEIFKSINIVAESDTPFLQANKFEIIIDLLTLLLDKELTREEITANYQFDERQTSYYTDAARYLGLMDKYVDPNTREITFRLSDEGSYLLKKRYKIKILSLIEKILQHQVFYKTFEFTLSNGFIPDINEIHQIMQSCSLNINITTIKRRSSTVRGWIGWIVNMLSEE, from the coding sequence ATAATAACACATGAAGATGTATCTGAAATTTTTAAATCTATTAATATAGTTGCTGAATCAGATACTCCATTTCTACAAGCAAATAAATTTGAAATAATTATAGATTTACTTACACTTTTACTAGATAAAGAATTAACAAGAGAGGAAATTACAGCAAATTATCAATTTGATGAAAGACAAACTAGTTATTATACTGATGCTGCTAGATATCTTGGGTTAATGGATAAGTATGTAGACCCAAATACTAGAGAAATAACGTTTCGTTTAAGCGATGAAGGAAGCTATTTGCTAAAAAAAAGATACAAAATCAAAATCCTATCTTTAATTGAAAAGATTTTGCAACATCAGGTTTTTTATAAAACTTTTGAATTTACTCTTTCAAACGGTTTTATCCCTGATATTAATGAAATTCATCAAATTATGCAGTCCTGTAGTTTAAATATAAATATTACAACTATTAAAAGGCGGTCAAGCACAGTCCGTGGATGGATAGGATGGATTGTAAATATGCTGTCAGAGGAATAA
- a CDS encoding metalloregulator ArsR/SmtB family transcription factor produces the protein MKTEQFQIVLRFFKALADESRLKILSFLANQECSVEELAVLLQLKEPTVSHHLAKLKEVNLVTMRPEGNTHLYQLESGTLESVSKEILTPGKIASWVEDVDIEGWEIKIIQTYIEGERLKEIPSSRKKRLVILRWLANKFEVGIQYPESTIDEILKRYHPDFANLRRELINYNLIQKKDGVYWRYID, from the coding sequence ATGAAAACGGAACAATTTCAGATCGTGCTACGTTTTTTCAAAGCTTTAGCGGACGAAAGTCGACTAAAGATTTTGAGTTTTCTAGCTAATCAAGAATGTAGTGTTGAAGAATTAGCTGTATTGTTACAACTCAAGGAACCAACAGTATCTCATCATTTAGCTAAATTAAAAGAAGTAAATTTAGTGACTATGCGTCCTGAAGGTAATACCCACCTTTATCAATTAGAGAGTGGAACTTTAGAGAGTGTCAGCAAAGAAATTTTGACACCAGGGAAGATAGCTTCTTGGGTTGAAGATGTAGATATAGAAGGATGGGAAATAAAGATAATTCAAACATACATAGAGGGAGAACGCCTCAAAGAAATTCCCTCTAGTCGTAAAAAACGCTTAGTAATTCTTAGATGGTTAGCGAATAAATTTGAGGTAGGTATTCAATATCCAGAAAGTACTATTGATGAAATTCTCAAGCGCTACCATCCTGATTTTGCTAATCTGAGGCGGGAGTTAATTAATTACAATCTTATCCAAAAAAAAGATGGAGTTTATTGGCGTTATATAGATTAG
- a CDS encoding NAD(P)-dependent oxidoreductase has translation MKVAFLGTGLMGLPMAQKLLEAKVQLIAYNRTPEKLEPLKEMGAEVAEKPYQAINAAECVILMLTNAAAIYSVLLSDRSSQAVAGKSVIQMGTITPTESREIRDAVVAAGGEYLEAPVLGSIPEAQAGNLIVMVGAHQEQYQRHLELLKHFSPEPILVGSVGTAAALKLALNQLIASLTAGFALSLSFVQRYGIDEDLFMYILRQSALYAPTFDQKLPRMLDSNYANPNFPTKHLMKDTDFLIEEAKAAGLNVSSIEGVRKILEMAMKMSFAHEDYSSIFSVIKSGEN, from the coding sequence ATGAAGGTAGCATTTCTGGGGACTGGATTAATGGGACTGCCAATGGCGCAGAAATTGTTAGAAGCAAAAGTCCAGCTAATTGCCTATAACCGCACCCCAGAAAAGTTAGAACCGTTAAAAGAAATGGGTGCGGAAGTAGCAGAAAAACCTTATCAGGCAATTAATGCAGCTGAGTGTGTAATTCTCATGCTTACGAATGCAGCAGCGATTTATAGTGTTCTACTTTCAGATCGATCCTCACAAGCTGTAGCAGGAAAAAGCGTCATCCAAATGGGAACTATTACCCCTACCGAAAGCAGAGAAATTAGAGATGCAGTAGTTGCCGCAGGTGGAGAATATTTAGAAGCACCCGTACTAGGTAGCATCCCAGAAGCACAAGCTGGTAATTTAATAGTGATGGTAGGCGCGCATCAAGAACAATACCAACGTCACTTAGAGTTATTAAAACACTTTAGTCCAGAACCTATCTTAGTTGGATCAGTGGGAACTGCTGCGGCGCTGAAACTAGCTTTAAATCAATTAATTGCTTCCTTAACAGCAGGCTTTGCCCTTAGTCTTAGTTTTGTGCAGCGTTATGGCATTGACGAAGACTTGTTTATGTACATTCTGCGTCAAAGCGCCCTTTACGCCCCTACTTTCGATCAAAAGTTGCCAAGAATGTTGGATAGTAATTATGCTAATCCCAACTTTCCCACTAAACACTTGATGAAAGATACTGATTTCTTAATTGAAGAAGCAAAAGCCGCAGGATTAAATGTTAGCAGTATTGAAGGTGTACGGAAAATCTTGGAAATGGCAATGAAAATGTCATTTGCTCACGAAGATTATTCATCTATATTTTCTGTAATTAAATCAGGGGAAAACTAA
- a CDS encoding class I SAM-dependent methyltransferase: MDSHPALCAAIADRIANSPNQRITFATYMDMALYHPDYGYYSTQAVNIGKQGDFFTSVHLGPDFGELLAEQFVQMWEILGQPVPFSLVEMGAGQGHLALDILNYLKLRYPNFFAALQYIIVEKSPILRQEQQQRLQQFTVQIKSSLEEILSNSIVGCFFSNELVDALPVHQFILEQGQLREIYVTLQQESTLKSQSSIVNSQELFTPHTPPTPFTEITAEPSTPKLAEYFDLVGILFPENVYSEGYRSEVNLAALDWLSVVADRLQRGYVLTIDYGYPASRYYNPRRSQGTLQCYWHHQRHNNPYINIGRQDITAHVDFTALERWGERCGLAKVGLTQQELFLMALGLGDRIAALCYTNQSISDLLRRRDALRQLLDPFGLGGFSILAQSKGLKEKEKFQPLKGFTVPELPPTSI; the protein is encoded by the coding sequence ATGGATTCTCATCCAGCGCTATGTGCTGCCATAGCTGATCGCATTGCTAATAGTCCCAATCAGCGAATTACTTTTGCCACCTACATGGATATGGCATTGTATCACCCTGACTACGGTTACTATTCTACCCAAGCTGTAAATATCGGTAAGCAGGGCGACTTTTTTACCTCTGTCCATCTTGGCCCTGATTTTGGTGAGTTGCTAGCTGAACAATTTGTCCAGATGTGGGAAATTTTAGGACAACCAGTGCCTTTTTCTCTAGTAGAAATGGGTGCAGGACAAGGGCATTTAGCACTGGATATTTTAAATTACTTAAAGTTGCGCTATCCAAATTTTTTCGCTGCCCTACAATACATCATTGTAGAAAAATCCCCAATTCTCAGGCAAGAACAACAGCAACGCTTACAACAATTTACAGTTCAAATCAAGAGCAGTTTAGAAGAAATACTTAGTAATTCTATTGTCGGCTGCTTTTTTTCAAACGAATTGGTGGATGCTCTACCAGTACATCAATTTATTTTAGAACAAGGGCAACTGCGAGAAATTTATGTAACTCTACAACAAGAGTCAACACTCAAGAGTCAATCGTCAATTGTCAATAGTCAAGAGTTATTCACTCCTCACACTCCCCCCACTCCCTTCACAGAAATTACAGCCGAACCTTCCACGCCAAAACTAGCTGAATACTTTGATTTAGTTGGCATTCTGTTCCCAGAAAATGTTTATTCAGAAGGTTATCGCAGTGAAGTAAATCTAGCAGCGCTGGATTGGTTAAGTGTAGTAGCAGACCGTTTGCAACGAGGGTATGTGTTAACTATAGATTATGGTTATCCAGCAAGTCGTTATTATAATCCCAGGCGATCGCAAGGCACATTACAGTGTTACTGGCATCATCAGCGCCATAATAACCCTTATATCAATATTGGGCGACAAGACATCACAGCCCATGTTGACTTTACTGCTTTAGAACGATGGGGTGAACGCTGCGGATTAGCTAAAGTTGGTTTGACGCAGCAAGAATTATTTTTGATGGCGTTGGGATTAGGCGATCGCATTGCAGCCCTCTGTTATACAAATCAATCCATCTCTGATTTGCTGCGTCGCCGGGATGCATTGCGTCAGCTTTTAGATCCCTTTGGATTAGGTGGGTTTAGTATATTAGCACAAAGTAAAGGACTCAAGGAAAAAGAAAAATTTCAACCACTGAAGGGATTCACTGTACCAGAACTACCACCAACGTCCATTTGA
- a CDS encoding tetratricopeptide repeat protein produces MSVNDTAHSDKFAWNRQVYHRLKLALTLGLRRQIFVAVCDDLNLRNQVAARLHSTLAYPVGQVLYQPSNTQEDSTPAYPRLVTLRLNLSDPNPIAQINQWLVNYPPPMVGVSKDNPGRSLPIPAFQIVGVEQLTKQSVAIQRLFLHYLRLTEQHLSSPESSRFLESSLLLWTPRPWLYAIQQSAPQFWRCRTGVFVFAGEPTPTTRTKNSPERFSSSRSLDLGNIEQVIWEESVSGDEFPVEDVDFAINTPVNRGHKPQEPSPIKSELFVPETLQEETNDKVRIRETPSPPRLSHISKELTELVLATINTAIAHDQDESIQVQQLLEEIDSLHSTKASPETLAAAYHRLGNLYRLRIEQGQANLENLMVAILAYQEAITYDETSPQVPDILNDLGTLYWMLYRTPPNSEEGQSYIEQGIEFYQLALKLISLETHPETYARVQNNLGTAYGDLARFSNPGENWQKAVAAYREALCFRTAEMEPLKYAATQNNLGTAYWHLAQYNQPMEHLKNAIVAYSLALAYYNPEQEPLKYGMIQNNIGTAHWNLAQYENPAENLRLAVEAYGEALKYRTPAHVPAACAATQNNLGTAYWHLANQSQICKEEQQNFLEMCINAYKESLNLAHSLNNTNLSFDIFATHNNLGLAHYQLATDQYLNGDKIARSQHLELSLDNHLQALNGLNNKPESYQTTLNYVVKTIRAFHSELGIQGQNLALSKVPGQLLPEILPKL; encoded by the coding sequence ATGAGCGTGAATGATACTGCACATTCGGATAAATTTGCGTGGAATCGTCAAGTATACCACCGTCTAAAACTTGCACTTACTCTTGGTTTGCGGCGACAAATTTTTGTAGCGGTATGTGATGATTTAAACCTGAGAAATCAGGTAGCAGCACGTTTGCATTCAACTTTGGCTTATCCAGTTGGTCAAGTGCTGTATCAACCATCAAATACACAGGAAGATAGTACGCCAGCCTATCCACGATTAGTTACCCTAAGGTTGAATTTAAGTGATCCTAACCCTATCGCACAGATAAATCAATGGTTGGTGAATTATCCACCACCAATGGTTGGTGTATCCAAAGATAATCCTGGACGGTCATTGCCAATACCAGCTTTTCAGATTGTAGGTGTTGAGCAGTTGACCAAACAATCAGTAGCGATACAGCGTTTATTTTTGCATTATCTCCGTTTAACTGAACAGCATTTATCAAGTCCAGAATCCAGTCGTTTTCTGGAATCGAGTTTATTACTATGGACGCCACGTCCTTGGTTGTATGCCATACAGCAGTCAGCACCACAGTTTTGGCGTTGTCGTACTGGTGTGTTTGTGTTTGCTGGAGAACCGACACCCACAACTCGTACCAAAAACTCACCAGAACGCTTTTCTAGTTCTAGAAGCTTAGACTTAGGAAATATTGAACAGGTAATCTGGGAAGAATCTGTCTCTGGTGACGAATTTCCTGTGGAAGATGTTGATTTTGCGATCAATACACCTGTCAACCGTGGACACAAACCGCAAGAACCTTCACCAATCAAATCAGAATTATTTGTTCCAGAAACACTTCAGGAAGAAACTAACGATAAAGTCCGAATCAGGGAGACTCCATCGCCACCACGTTTGTCGCACATTAGTAAAGAGTTAACAGAGTTAGTACTAGCAACAATTAACACTGCGATCGCTCACGATCAAGATGAGAGTATACAAGTACAACAACTTCTAGAAGAAATTGACTCTTTACATTCCACAAAAGCTTCACCAGAAACACTAGCAGCAGCTTATCATCGCTTGGGTAACTTATATCGCCTCCGCATTGAACAAGGACAAGCTAACTTAGAAAACTTAATGGTGGCTATTTTGGCATACCAAGAGGCTATTACCTACGATGAAACTTCGCCGCAAGTGCCAGATATTTTAAATGACTTAGGTACACTTTATTGGATGCTATACCGTACACCGCCCAATTCGGAAGAGGGACAATCTTATATAGAACAGGGAATAGAGTTTTATCAGTTAGCTTTAAAGCTAATTTCACTTGAAACCCATCCAGAAACTTATGCACGGGTGCAAAATAATCTGGGGACTGCTTATGGGGACTTAGCACGTTTTTCTAATCCAGGCGAAAACTGGCAAAAAGCAGTTGCAGCTTATCGAGAAGCACTCTGCTTCCGTACCGCCGAGATGGAACCATTAAAGTATGCCGCAACTCAGAATAACTTGGGTACTGCTTACTGGCATTTGGCCCAGTACAATCAACCGATGGAGCATTTAAAAAATGCGATCGTAGCTTACAGTCTTGCCTTAGCCTACTACAACCCCGAACAGGAACCACTTAAATATGGCATGATTCAAAACAATATTGGTACTGCTCATTGGAATCTAGCACAGTACGAAAATCCAGCAGAGAATCTGCGACTTGCTGTGGAAGCCTATGGGGAAGCTTTGAAATATCGTACACCAGCACATGTTCCCGCCGCTTGCGCTGCTACCCAAAATAATCTTGGTACTGCTTACTGGCACTTAGCCAACCAATCACAAATCTGTAAAGAAGAACAACAGAATTTTCTAGAAATGTGCATCAATGCTTATAAAGAATCTTTAAATCTTGCTCACTCACTTAATAATACTAATTTAAGTTTTGATATTTTTGCCACTCACAATAACTTAGGATTAGCACACTACCAACTAGCAACAGATCAGTATTTAAATGGTGATAAAATCGCACGTTCTCAACATTTAGAATTATCATTGGATAATCACCTACAGGCATTGAATGGATTAAACAATAAACCTGAATCATACCAAACAACTTTAAATTATGTAGTCAAAACAATTCGCGCTTTTCACAGTGAATTAGGAATACAAGGTCAAAATTTGGCTTTATCTAAAGTGCCTGGGCAATTACTACCAGAAATTCTGCCGAAGTTATAA
- a CDS encoding Uma2 family endonuclease — protein sequence MSAISTTKLPPLESGDRLTRYEFERRYQAMPQNIKAELIERVVYLASPVRARGHGRPHAQIIGWLLVYTAATPGVDLQDNATVRLDADNEPQPDALLRIEPEVGGNSRISDDDYIEGTPELIVEIAASSAAYDLNDKLNAYRRNGVQEYIVWQSYENRLDWFNLEQGRYVLREPDADGIIRSQIFPGLWLAVNALREGNMAEVLAVLQQGLQTVEHQAFVQRLRS from the coding sequence ATGTCAGCTATATCTACTACTAAGCTTCCTCCTTTAGAAAGTGGCGATCGCCTGACTCGTTACGAATTTGAACGCCGCTATCAGGCAATGCCGCAAAATATCAAAGCAGAATTAATCGAAAGAGTTGTATATTTGGCTTCACCTGTACGTGCTAGAGGTCATGGCAGGCCTCATGCTCAAATAATCGGTTGGTTGCTAGTTTACACTGCTGCAACACCTGGAGTAGATTTACAAGATAACGCCACAGTCCGCCTAGATGCCGATAATGAACCTCAACCCGACGCCCTATTACGAATTGAACCAGAAGTAGGTGGCAATTCTCGTATTAGTGATGATGATTATATTGAAGGCACACCAGAATTAATTGTAGAAATTGCTGCTAGTAGTGCTGCTTATGACCTGAATGACAAGCTGAATGCTTATCGTCGCAATGGAGTACAAGAGTATATTGTCTGGCAAAGTTACGAGAATCGTCTAGATTGGTTCAACTTAGAACAAGGACGATATGTTTTGCGAGAACCAGATGCAGATGGCATAATTCGCAGTCAGATTTTTCCCGGATTATGGTTGGCGGTTAATGCTTTGCGCGAAGGTAATATGGCTGAGGTTTTAGCGGTTCTTCAGCAGGGGTTGCAAACAGTAGAACATCAAGCATTTGTGCAGAGACTAAGGAGTTAG
- a CDS encoding GNAT family N-acetyltransferase: MKLNQISTQGLFYGKGKVCESIIRALPQWFSIEEAIAQYTQEIDDLPTILACINHKCIGFLTWKQHYKYAAELYIMGVIPHYHRNGIGRTLINHAESILQQQGIEYWQVKTLAFSHPDQFYTQTREFYLAMGFRPLE, from the coding sequence ATGAAATTAAACCAAATATCAACTCAAGGTTTATTTTACGGCAAAGGAAAGGTCTGTGAATCAATTATTCGAGCCTTACCACAATGGTTCAGTATTGAAGAAGCGATCGCTCAATATACTCAAGAAATTGATGATCTTCCAACTATACTAGCTTGTATAAATCATAAATGTATAGGCTTTCTGACTTGGAAGCAACATTACAAATATGCAGCAGAACTGTATATTATGGGTGTTATTCCCCACTACCACCGTAATGGCATTGGTCGTACCTTAATTAACCACGCGGAGTCCATTCTTCAGCAGCAAGGTATTGAGTATTGGCAGGTTAAAACTTTAGCTTTTTCTCATCCAGATCAGTTCTATACACAGACAAGAGAGTTTTATCTAGCAATGGGTTTTAGACCCCTAGAATAA
- a CDS encoding DNA-methyltransferase: protein MIPEKNLNIKKYGSQKPEAFYCHPHGELWIGDSIQWLKNLPSESVDLVFADPPYNIKKATWDNFESQAAYVDWSLIWIEEVSRILKSTGSLYICGFSEIIADIKLPALKFFSGCRWLIWHYKNKANLSNDWGRSHESILHFRKTKNFKFNSENIRIAYGEHTLKYPDHPQAKTSQYGNNGKNDRRIWRPHPKGAKPRDVIEIPTTCNGMDEKTKHPTQKPEELLRKIILSSSSRGEIVLDPFFGSGTTLVVPEQLGRRWLGCEIIREYAIWAVERIKSVKCMSDEEWFWFDRKNEERRKKIR from the coding sequence GTGATTCCAGAAAAAAATTTAAACATCAAAAAATATGGTTCACAAAAACCTGAAGCTTTTTATTGTCATCCTCATGGAGAATTATGGATTGGTGATTCAATTCAATGGCTAAAAAATCTGCCTTCTGAATCAGTAGATTTAGTATTTGCAGACCCTCCTTATAATATAAAAAAAGCTACATGGGATAATTTTGAATCGCAAGCAGCTTATGTGGATTGGTCTTTAATCTGGATTGAAGAAGTTTCTCGGATATTAAAATCAACAGGTTCACTATATATTTGTGGTTTTTCAGAAATTATTGCTGATATTAAATTGCCAGCATTGAAATTTTTTAGTGGGTGTAGATGGTTGATTTGGCACTATAAGAATAAAGCCAATCTCTCAAATGATTGGGGACGTTCTCATGAAAGTATTTTACATTTTAGAAAGACAAAAAATTTTAAGTTTAATTCAGAAAATATACGCATAGCTTATGGTGAACATACTTTAAAATACCCAGATCACCCTCAAGCAAAAACAAGTCAATACGGTAACAATGGTAAAAATGATAGGAGAATTTGGCGTCCCCATCCCAAGGGTGCAAAACCCAGAGATGTGATAGAAATACCAACTACATGTAATGGAATGGATGAAAAAACTAAACATCCAACTCAAAAGCCAGAGGAGTTATTGAGAAAGATTATACTTTCTTCATCTTCTAGAGGAGAGATTGTGCTTGATCCTTTTTTTGGTTCAGGAACAACGCTTGTTGTTCCTGAACAACTTGGTAGAAGATGGCTAGGTTGTGAGATTATTCGTGAATATGCTATATGGGCAGTAGAACGTATCAAATCTGTAAAATGTATGTCAGATGAGGAATGGTTTTGGTTTGATCGCAAAAATGAAGAACGTAGAAAGAAAATTAGGTAA
- a CDS encoding glutathione S-transferase family protein gives MQEKKPNNEKIKKQGKSLPSGIIIRLGKFVWTTMWHLMMSNLAPRNQSGEYIRPASQFRNSVGTEVDNPYQPQAGRYRLFVGLGCPWAHRTLVVRSLKGLEDAILVSIVSPSPDEGIWILNQEQEGCRTLPQLYNLAVPGYQGRCTVPVLWDTQTNTIVNNESAEIIVMLNSQFNEFAKNPKLNLYPEELREQIDHWNEKIYHAVNNGVYRCGFAQTQQAYDKACHELFTTLDEIDAALAKSRYLCGDGVTLADVRLFTTLFRFDVVYYGLFKCDRRRIQDYENLGPYLRDLYQLPGVSDTCDLDSVKRDYYGNLFPLNPGGIIPCGPDVSYLLKPHNR, from the coding sequence GTGCAGGAAAAGAAGCCAAACAACGAAAAAATCAAGAAACAAGGCAAGTCACTGCCTTCTGGTATTATCATCCGGTTGGGAAAATTTGTTTGGACAACTATGTGGCATCTGATGATGTCGAATCTGGCCCCCCGTAACCAGTCAGGAGAATACATTCGTCCAGCTAGTCAGTTTCGTAACTCTGTTGGCACAGAAGTAGACAATCCTTATCAACCCCAAGCAGGACGCTATCGCCTTTTTGTAGGTTTAGGATGCCCTTGGGCGCATCGAACTTTGGTTGTGCGATCGCTCAAAGGTTTAGAAGATGCCATACTAGTTTCGATTGTGTCTCCTTCACCAGATGAAGGTATCTGGATTCTGAACCAGGAACAAGAAGGTTGTCGCACTCTTCCCCAACTCTACAATTTAGCCGTACCTGGTTATCAAGGACGCTGTACTGTTCCCGTACTTTGGGATACGCAAACTAATACGATAGTTAATAACGAAAGTGCAGAGATTATCGTTATGTTGAATTCCCAATTCAACGAGTTTGCCAAAAATCCTAAACTTAATCTTTATCCAGAAGAACTGCGTGAGCAAATTGACCATTGGAACGAGAAAATTTATCATGCGGTAAATAACGGTGTCTATCGCTGCGGTTTTGCCCAAACTCAACAAGCCTACGACAAAGCTTGTCACGAGTTGTTTACAACTCTCGACGAAATTGACGCCGCACTGGCTAAGAGTCGCTACCTGTGTGGAGATGGGGTAACGCTGGCTGATGTGCGTTTGTTTACTACCTTGTTCCGTTTTGATGTAGTCTACTACGGATTGTTTAAGTGCGATCGCCGCAGAATTCAAGACTATGAGAATTTAGGGCCTTACCTACGCGATTTATATCAGCTACCAGGAGTTTCTGACACTTGTGATTTAGATAGCGTCAAGCGAGACTACTACGGCAACCTCTTTCCACTTAATCCTGGTGGTATCATCCCCTGTGGCCCCGATGTCAGTTATCTGTTGAAACCACATAATCGTTAA
- a CDS encoding type II restriction enzyme: MSELLIQRQQPKNDIAWEKLFQKYHILETISKIGCFEIDSASINQFRESRLMAKFDHYANLPEIFKNHKLSILSISRNKYIIGKFDSYLNVKYSDTVEAITVDFPKAIESIDYTNLYS; this comes from the coding sequence ATGAGTGAATTATTAATTCAAAGGCAACAACCTAAAAATGATATTGCTTGGGAGAAGTTGTTTCAAAAATATCATATTTTAGAAACTATATCTAAAATAGGATGTTTTGAAATAGACTCTGCAAGTATTAATCAATTTAGAGAAAGTAGATTAATGGCGAAGTTTGACCATTATGCTAATTTACCTGAAATTTTTAAAAATCACAAACTTTCTATATTATCCATCTCTAGGAATAAATACATTATTGGCAAATTTGATTCTTATTTAAATGTTAAATACTCTGATACTGTAGAAGCAATTACTGTAGACTTTCCAAAAGCAATAGAAAGTATAGACTATACAAATTTATACTCATAA
- a CDS encoding DNA adenine methylase, producing the protein MVLVNKLVKPFLKWAGGKRQLVPLIMENYLPKNYNYQTYYEPFLGGGALLFTLQPKKAVINDSNTELINCYQVVKDSVDELIDNLKLHKNNEEYYYAIRDWDREENFQNRTPVQRASRIIFLNKTCYNGLFRVNSQGQFNVPFGKYKNPNILDVAVLKAVSKYLNDNQVTILNLDFQDALKDAKRGDFVYLDPPYDPVSDTASFTGYDVNGFNKDEQIRLKETFDNLDKRGCKVLLSNAYTNFIIDLYKDYKQIKISAIRAINSNAKKRGKVDEILVKNYE; encoded by the coding sequence ATGGTCTTAGTAAATAAGCTAGTAAAACCGTTTCTGAAGTGGGCAGGAGGTAAAAGACAACTTGTTCCATTAATTATGGAAAATTATCTTCCTAAAAATTATAATTACCAAACTTACTATGAACCTTTTCTTGGCGGAGGAGCCCTCTTATTCACTTTGCAACCTAAAAAGGCTGTAATTAATGATAGTAATACTGAATTAATCAATTGTTATCAAGTTGTGAAAGACTCAGTTGATGAACTAATTGATAATTTAAAACTTCATAAAAATAATGAGGAGTACTATTATGCTATTAGAGATTGGGACAGAGAAGAAAATTTTCAAAATAGAACACCAGTACAACGAGCATCAAGAATTATTTTTCTAAATAAGACTTGTTATAATGGCTTATTTAGAGTTAATTCTCAAGGACAGTTTAATGTGCCTTTTGGGAAATACAAAAATCCAAATATTTTAGATGTAGCCGTTTTAAAAGCTGTAAGTAAATATTTGAATGATAACCAAGTTACAATATTAAATTTAGATTTTCAAGATGCTCTTAAAGATGCAAAAAGAGGAGATTTTGTTTATCTTGATCCTCCTTATGATCCAGTTTCGGATACTGCTTCTTTTACTGGCTATGATGTAAATGGATTTAATAAAGATGAACAAATTAGATTAAAAGAAACATTTGATAATTTGGACAAAAGAGGTTGTAAAGTTCTATTGAGTAATGCTTATACAAACTTCATTATAGACTTGTATAAAGATTATAAACAGATAAAAATATCAGCAATTAGAGCGATCAATTCAAATGCGAAAAAAAGAGGTAAAGTAGACGAAATTTTAGTAAAAAACTATGAGTGA
- a CDS encoding ABC transporter ATP-binding protein, producing MVNNHSSQVPLLAASGMSKSFGGIKAVDNAEIQVATGSITGLIGPNGAGKTTLFNLLSNFIRPDKGKVIFDGEPIQHLPSYQIAQQGLVRTFQVARALSKLSVLENMLLAAQKQTGENFWQLQFQPHVVAKEEKQLQQQALAILESVGLAHKADDYAGGLSGGQRKLLEMGRALMTNPKLILLDEPAAGVNPRLIDEICDRIVQWNRKGMTFLIIEHNMDVIMSLCDRVWVLAEGRNLADGVPEEIQRNPKVLEAYLGK from the coding sequence TTGGTAAATAATCATTCTTCCCAGGTTCCCTTATTAGCTGCTAGTGGAATGTCTAAAAGCTTTGGCGGGATCAAAGCTGTTGATAATGCCGAAATTCAAGTCGCAACAGGCAGTATCACAGGTTTAATTGGCCCTAATGGTGCTGGTAAAACGACTTTATTTAACTTACTCTCTAACTTTATCCGTCCCGATAAAGGAAAAGTAATTTTTGACGGCGAACCAATTCAGCACTTGCCATCCTATCAAATTGCCCAACAAGGTTTAGTAAGGACATTTCAGGTAGCGCGCGCCCTCTCGAAGTTGTCGGTGCTAGAAAATATGCTATTGGCGGCGCAAAAGCAAACTGGGGAAAATTTTTGGCAGTTGCAATTTCAACCCCATGTGGTTGCTAAAGAAGAAAAGCAACTCCAACAACAGGCGCTAGCCATATTAGAATCAGTGGGTTTAGCTCATAAAGCTGATGATTATGCTGGTGGGCTATCTGGTGGACAACGCAAGTTGTTAGAAATGGGACGGGCATTGATGACTAATCCCAAGTTGATTTTGTTAGATGAACCAGCAGCAGGTGTGAATCCGAGACTAATTGATGAGATTTGCGATCGCATTGTCCAATGGAATCGAAAAGGAATGACTTTTTTGATTATTGAACACAATATGGATGTGATTATGTCGTTGTGCGATCGTGTCTGGGTACTTGCTGAAGGTAGAAACTTAGCAGACGGTGTTCCCGAAGAAATTCAGCGCAACCCAAAGGTTTTAGAAGCATATTTGGGAAAATAA